One region of Amphiprion ocellaris isolate individual 3 ecotype Okinawa chromosome 9, ASM2253959v1, whole genome shotgun sequence genomic DNA includes:
- the LOC111562763 gene encoding major histocompatibility complex class I-related gene protein-like isoform X4 translates to MKTLILMLLLGTGRVTAAIHSIKYFYTASSGIPSFHEFVGFGEVDDVQMIYFDSSTSTAVPRQDWVKEFLADNPEFWQLQTERFMYYKHLFKYEIETAKQRFNQTGELPSVSLLQKTPSSPVTCLATGFYPHRADLFWRKNGEELHEDVDKGEILPNHDGTFQMSVDLNISSIAPEDWEKYDCVFQLSGVKDVLVTKLDKRKILSNKGSSGFPVAAVGVIGGLFVLAVCITAVLICRRKYNGFSRTSN, encoded by the exons atgaagacCCTCATTTTAATGTTACTTCTGGGAACAGGCAGAGTGACGGCAG CGATTCACTCTATCAAGTATTTCTACACTGCGTCTTCTGGAATTCCCAGCTTCCATGAGTTTGTGGGATTTGGGGAGGTCGACGATGTTCAGATGATTTACTTTGACAGCAGCACCAGTACAGCAGTGCCCAGACAGGACTGGGTGAAAGAATTCTTAGCAGACAATCCAGAGTTCTGGCAGCTGCAGACTGAGCGCTTTATGTACTATAAACATTTGTTCAAATACGAAATTGAAACAGCAAAGCAACGCTTCAACCAAACTGGAG AGCTTCCATCAGTGTCTCTCCTCCAGAAGACTCCCTCCTCTCCGGTCACCTGCCTCGCTACCGGTTTCTATCCCCACAGAGCCGACTTGTTCTGGAGGAAAAATGGAGAGGAGCTTCATGAGGACGTGGACAAAGGAGAGATCCTCCCCAACCATGATGGAACCTTCCAGATGAGTGTTGACCTGAACATTTCATCAATCGCTCCTGAAGACTGGGAGAAGTACGactgtgtgtttcagctgtCTGGTGTCAAAGACGTCCTTGTCACAAAactggacaaaagaaaaatcttgtCCAATAAAG GTTCTTCAGGGTTccctgttgctgctgttggtgTTATTGGAGGACTGTTCGTCCTGGCAGTCTGCATCACTGCAGTTCTCATCTGTAGAAGAAAATATAACG GCTTCAGTCGTACGAGCA aTTGA
- the LOC111562763 gene encoding major histocompatibility complex class I-related gene protein-like isoform X2, protein MKTLILMLLLGTGRVTAAIHSIKYFYTASSGIPSFHEFVGFGEVDDVQMIYFDSSTSTAVPRQDWVKEFLADNPEFWQLQTERFMYYKHLFKYEIETAKQRFNQTGGVYIFQKLYGCEWDDETSEINGFDQYGFDGEDWISLDLKTGTWVATKPQAVFIKHKWNNDQFRMSDFKYYHSQYCPERLKNYVNYGRSSLMRKELPSVSLLQKTPSSPVTCLATGFYPHRADLFWRKNGEELHEDVDKGEILPNHDGTFQMSVDLNISSIAPEDWEKYDCVFQLSGVKDVLVTKLDKRKILSNKGSSGFPVAAVGVIGGLFVLAVCITAVLICRRKYND, encoded by the exons atgaagacCCTCATTTTAATGTTACTTCTGGGAACAGGCAGAGTGACGGCAG CGATTCACTCTATCAAGTATTTCTACACTGCGTCTTCTGGAATTCCCAGCTTCCATGAGTTTGTGGGATTTGGGGAGGTCGACGATGTTCAGATGATTTACTTTGACAGCAGCACCAGTACAGCAGTGCCCAGACAGGACTGGGTGAAAGAATTCTTAGCAGACAATCCAGAGTTCTGGCAGCTGCAGACTGAGCGCTTTATGTACTATAAACATTTGTTCAAATACGAAATTGAAACAGCAAAGCAACGCTTCAACCAAACTGGAG GTGTCTACATTTTCCAGAAGCTGTACGGCTGTGAATGGGATGATGAGACAAGTGAGATTAATGGGTTTGATCAGTATGGTTTTGATGGAGAAGACTGGATATCATTGGACCTGAAGACAGGGACATGGGTTGCTACAAAACCACAGGCTGTCTTCATCAAACATAAATGGAACAATGACCAATTTCGAATGTCAGACTTTAAGTACTACCACAGCCAGTACTGTCCTGAGAGGCTGAAGAATTATGTGAACTATGGGAGGAGCTCACTGATGAGAAAAG AGCTTCCATCAGTGTCTCTCCTCCAGAAGACTCCCTCCTCTCCGGTCACCTGCCTCGCTACCGGTTTCTATCCCCACAGAGCCGACTTGTTCTGGAGGAAAAATGGAGAGGAGCTTCATGAGGACGTGGACAAAGGAGAGATCCTCCCCAACCATGATGGAACCTTCCAGATGAGTGTTGACCTGAACATTTCATCAATCGCTCCTGAAGACTGGGAGAAGTACGactgtgtgtttcagctgtCTGGTGTCAAAGACGTCCTTGTCACAAAactggacaaaagaaaaatcttgtCCAATAAAG GTTCTTCAGGGTTccctgttgctgctgttggtgTTATTGGAGGACTGTTCGTCCTGGCAGTCTGCATCACTGCAGTTCTCATCTGTAGAAGAAAATATAACG aTTGA
- the LOC111562763 gene encoding major histocompatibility complex class I-related gene protein-like isoform X1, giving the protein MKTLILMLLLGTGRVTAAIHSIKYFYTASSGIPSFHEFVGFGEVDDVQMIYFDSSTSTAVPRQDWVKEFLADNPEFWQLQTERFMYYKHLFKYEIETAKQRFNQTGGVYIFQKLYGCEWDDETSEINGFDQYGFDGEDWISLDLKTGTWVATKPQAVFIKHKWNNDQFRMSDFKYYHSQYCPERLKNYVNYGRSSLMRKELPSVSLLQKTPSSPVTCLATGFYPHRADLFWRKNGEELHEDVDKGEILPNHDGTFQMSVDLNISSIAPEDWEKYDCVFQLSGVKDVLVTKLDKRKILSNKGSSGFPVAAVGVIGGLFVLAVCITAVLICRRKYNGFSRTSN; this is encoded by the exons atgaagacCCTCATTTTAATGTTACTTCTGGGAACAGGCAGAGTGACGGCAG CGATTCACTCTATCAAGTATTTCTACACTGCGTCTTCTGGAATTCCCAGCTTCCATGAGTTTGTGGGATTTGGGGAGGTCGACGATGTTCAGATGATTTACTTTGACAGCAGCACCAGTACAGCAGTGCCCAGACAGGACTGGGTGAAAGAATTCTTAGCAGACAATCCAGAGTTCTGGCAGCTGCAGACTGAGCGCTTTATGTACTATAAACATTTGTTCAAATACGAAATTGAAACAGCAAAGCAACGCTTCAACCAAACTGGAG GTGTCTACATTTTCCAGAAGCTGTACGGCTGTGAATGGGATGATGAGACAAGTGAGATTAATGGGTTTGATCAGTATGGTTTTGATGGAGAAGACTGGATATCATTGGACCTGAAGACAGGGACATGGGTTGCTACAAAACCACAGGCTGTCTTCATCAAACATAAATGGAACAATGACCAATTTCGAATGTCAGACTTTAAGTACTACCACAGCCAGTACTGTCCTGAGAGGCTGAAGAATTATGTGAACTATGGGAGGAGCTCACTGATGAGAAAAG AGCTTCCATCAGTGTCTCTCCTCCAGAAGACTCCCTCCTCTCCGGTCACCTGCCTCGCTACCGGTTTCTATCCCCACAGAGCCGACTTGTTCTGGAGGAAAAATGGAGAGGAGCTTCATGAGGACGTGGACAAAGGAGAGATCCTCCCCAACCATGATGGAACCTTCCAGATGAGTGTTGACCTGAACATTTCATCAATCGCTCCTGAAGACTGGGAGAAGTACGactgtgtgtttcagctgtCTGGTGTCAAAGACGTCCTTGTCACAAAactggacaaaagaaaaatcttgtCCAATAAAG GTTCTTCAGGGTTccctgttgctgctgttggtgTTATTGGAGGACTGTTCGTCCTGGCAGTCTGCATCACTGCAGTTCTCATCTGTAGAAGAAAATATAACG GCTTCAGTCGTACGAGCA aTTGA
- the LOC111562763 gene encoding major histocompatibility complex class I-related gene protein-like isoform X3, translating to MKTLILMLLLGTGRVTAAIHSIKYFYTASSGIPSFHEFVGFGEVDDVQMIYFDSSTSTAVPRQDWVKEFLADNPEFWQLQTERFMYYKHLFKYEIETAKQRFNQTGGVYIFQKLYGCEWDDETSEINGFDQYGFDGEDWISLDLKTGTWVATKPQAVFIKHKWNNDQFRMSDFKYYHSQYCPERLKNYVNYGRSSLMRKELPSVSLLQKTPSSPVTCLATGFYPHRADLFWRKNGEELHEDVDKGEILPNHDGTFQMSVDLNISSIAPEDWEKYDCVFQLSGVKDVLVTKLDKRKILSNKVFSFRVIHTYHQHLLHSG from the exons atgaagacCCTCATTTTAATGTTACTTCTGGGAACAGGCAGAGTGACGGCAG CGATTCACTCTATCAAGTATTTCTACACTGCGTCTTCTGGAATTCCCAGCTTCCATGAGTTTGTGGGATTTGGGGAGGTCGACGATGTTCAGATGATTTACTTTGACAGCAGCACCAGTACAGCAGTGCCCAGACAGGACTGGGTGAAAGAATTCTTAGCAGACAATCCAGAGTTCTGGCAGCTGCAGACTGAGCGCTTTATGTACTATAAACATTTGTTCAAATACGAAATTGAAACAGCAAAGCAACGCTTCAACCAAACTGGAG GTGTCTACATTTTCCAGAAGCTGTACGGCTGTGAATGGGATGATGAGACAAGTGAGATTAATGGGTTTGATCAGTATGGTTTTGATGGAGAAGACTGGATATCATTGGACCTGAAGACAGGGACATGGGTTGCTACAAAACCACAGGCTGTCTTCATCAAACATAAATGGAACAATGACCAATTTCGAATGTCAGACTTTAAGTACTACCACAGCCAGTACTGTCCTGAGAGGCTGAAGAATTATGTGAACTATGGGAGGAGCTCACTGATGAGAAAAG AGCTTCCATCAGTGTCTCTCCTCCAGAAGACTCCCTCCTCTCCGGTCACCTGCCTCGCTACCGGTTTCTATCCCCACAGAGCCGACTTGTTCTGGAGGAAAAATGGAGAGGAGCTTCATGAGGACGTGGACAAAGGAGAGATCCTCCCCAACCATGATGGAACCTTCCAGATGAGTGTTGACCTGAACATTTCATCAATCGCTCCTGAAGACTGGGAGAAGTACGactgtgtgtttcagctgtCTGGTGTCAAAGACGTCCTTGTCACAAAactggacaaaagaaaaatcttgtCCAATAAAG TGTTTTCATTCAGAGTCATCCATACTTACCACCAGCATCTTCTTCATTCAGGATAA